A window from Anaerolineales bacterium encodes these proteins:
- a CDS encoding acyl carrier protein — translation MSDEIVSALSKYIAEQVLKQPQRTIAPDEKLISSGMIDSFHLVDLSLYVEDSFGVHLDDTELNAETFDSLAELAAVVRDRRKPA, via the coding sequence ATGAGCGACGAGATTGTTTCCGCCCTTTCCAAATACATCGCCGAACAGGTGTTGAAGCAGCCGCAGCGGACGATCGCCCCGGACGAAAAGCTGATCTCCTCCGGCATGATTGATTCCTTCCACTTGGTGGATCTCTCGCTGTACGTCGAAGATTCCTTCGGCGTGCATTTGGACGACACCGAACTGAACGCCGAAACCTTCGACAGCTTGGCCGAGCTGGCGGCGGTCGTCCGCGATCGGCGGAAGCCCGCGTGA
- a CDS encoding AMP-binding protein — protein MTTFFSRLEALYAKHPGRTAVEWILPRAADVPMTTRDLVCGAAGYAAAFEAAGIRPGEVAVLILQHSEALAAAFFGAVLHGAVPAIMPFLTEKLSPDSYRRSLKSLFEVTCPAAVVTYPEFLEEARAATAGTSVRRILRAADAVPRPEPDFSVLRGRERKAEDIVLLQHSSGTTGLQKGVALSHRAVFRQLEIYGEAIRLQGGDTVVSWLPLYHDMGLIAGFLMPILTGTPLVLMSPFDWVRAPYKLLQAVSRRRGTLSWMPNFAYNFCAQKIRDRDLEGVDLSSWRAVINCSEPMHSKSHRMFLERFRGYGLSAGALATSYAMAENVFAVTQGGIDRPVTVDSISQRGLLSERIARPANAGEDSINMLSCGKPLPNAEVKIVDDAQSELPERCLGEVMLRSDCMLTEYYRRADLTEKAFRQGWFLTGDLGYLAEGEVYITGRKKDLIIVGGKNVYPQDLEALASEVPGVHPGRVVAFGVYSEEMGTEEVVIVAERDAPEDDSPRGDEGVERLAEEIRRMVTRGSDIALRQVKVADRGWLLKTSSGKIARSANREKFLAERETSH, from the coding sequence GTGACCACCTTCTTCTCCCGGCTGGAAGCCCTTTATGCCAAGCATCCCGGGCGCACGGCCGTAGAATGGATTCTTCCGCGCGCGGCGGATGTTCCCATGACCACCCGGGATCTGGTCTGCGGCGCGGCGGGATACGCGGCCGCGTTCGAGGCGGCCGGCATCCGCCCGGGCGAAGTGGCGGTCCTGATCCTTCAGCACTCCGAGGCGCTGGCCGCCGCCTTCTTCGGAGCGGTGCTGCACGGCGCCGTGCCGGCCATCATGCCCTTCCTCACCGAGAAACTCTCGCCGGATTCCTACCGCCGTTCGCTGAAATCCCTCTTCGAGGTCACTTGCCCGGCCGCGGTCGTCACCTATCCGGAATTCCTGGAAGAAGCGCGGGCGGCCACCGCCGGCACTTCCGTGCGGCGCATCCTGCGCGCCGCGGACGCCGTGCCCCGGCCGGAACCCGACTTCTCCGTTCTGCGCGGCCGGGAACGCAAGGCCGAGGATATCGTCCTGCTCCAGCATTCCTCCGGCACCACCGGCCTGCAGAAGGGGGTCGCACTCTCGCACCGGGCCGTGTTCCGCCAGCTCGAAATCTACGGGGAGGCGATCCGCCTGCAGGGCGGGGACACGGTCGTTTCCTGGCTGCCCCTGTACCACGACATGGGTCTGATCGCCGGCTTTTTGATGCCGATCCTAACCGGAACCCCGCTGGTGCTGATGTCGCCCTTCGACTGGGTCCGCGCGCCGTACAAACTCCTGCAGGCGGTTTCACGGCGCCGCGGGACTCTTTCCTGGATGCCCAACTTCGCGTACAACTTCTGCGCCCAGAAAATCCGTGACCGGGACCTGGAAGGGGTGGATCTTTCCTCCTGGCGCGCGGTGATCAATTGCTCCGAGCCGATGCACTCCAAAAGCCACCGCATGTTCCTCGAGCGGTTCCGCGGTTACGGGCTGTCCGCGGGCGCGCTGGCCACCAGCTACGCGATGGCGGAAAACGTGTTCGCCGTCACCCAAGGCGGGATCGATCGGCCGGTGACGGTCGATTCGATCAGCCAACGCGGCTTGCTGAGCGAAAGGATCGCGCGGCCGGCGAACGCGGGGGAGGATTCCATAAACATGCTCTCCTGCGGGAAGCCCTTGCCGAACGCGGAGGTTAAGATCGTCGACGACGCGCAAAGCGAACTGCCCGAGCGGTGCTTGGGGGAGGTGATGCTGCGCAGCGATTGCATGCTGACGGAATACTACCGCCGGGCGGACCTGACCGAAAAGGCCTTCCGCCAAGGCTGGTTCCTGACCGGCGATCTGGGGTATCTGGCCGAGGGCGAGGTCTATATCACCGGCCGAAAGAAGGACCTGATCATCGTCGGCGGAAAAAACGTTTATCCGCAGGATTTGGAAGCCCTGGCTTCCGAGGTGCCGGGCGTCCATCCCGGCCGGGTTGTCGCCTTCGGGGTCTATAGCGAGGAAATGGGGACGGAAGAAGTGGTGATCGTGGCCGAGCGAGACGCCCCGGAAGATGATTCCCCGCGAGGGGATGAAGGTGTGGAACGGTTGGCGGAGGAAATCCGTCGGATGGTGACCCGCGGATCGGACATCGCCCTGCGGCAGGTGAAAGTGGCGGACCGCGGGTGGCTGCTCAAAACCAGCTCCGGAAAAATCGCGCGCTCGGCGAACCGGGAAAAATTTTTGGCCGAGCGGGAAACCTCACACTAA
- a CDS encoding magnesium transporter, with amino-acid sequence MAYVRELIGRPVADVSGRQIGTLSDLIATTQNRIAHPRIVAMAVRSNGNPMMIPVSAATVLIAPAIPLKHRVKDLPVYRPAKDDLFLARDVLDKRIIDINGVRAVRVKDLELTRVDNDIYVANVTVCGEGRGGWLRNLLRRRTDDPAAGAISWENVEMLPGSNPMRLKVSGDKLSDLHPADLADIVRDLNREESGRGLLDQMVVEKLADVLEETDPEVQADLIEHMPDEKVADVLEEMAPDEAADLLAELPRGRSEDLLELMEHEEAEDVRKLLAYPLDSAGGLMNTEFLAVPPALTAAEAMAVLRREGPKIQNLFYIYVTDESGRLRGVFSLRDLVLADPGTAVTEFMHARVFTVRPEDSQDDAAHAISKYNLLAVPVVDEENRLQGIITADDALDKIIPTAWKKRMPRLHR; translated from the coding sequence ATGGCGTATGTCCGCGAACTCATCGGCCGGCCGGTCGCCGACGTAAGCGGCCGGCAGATCGGAACCCTTTCCGACCTGATTGCCACAACCCAAAACCGCATCGCCCATCCGCGGATCGTGGCGATGGCCGTGCGCTCCAACGGGAATCCGATGATGATTCCGGTTTCGGCGGCGACGGTCCTGATTGCGCCCGCCATCCCGTTGAAGCACCGGGTGAAGGATCTGCCGGTGTACCGGCCCGCCAAGGATGACCTGTTTCTGGCGCGCGACGTGCTTGACAAGCGGATCATCGACATCAACGGCGTGCGCGCGGTGCGGGTGAAGGATCTGGAGTTGACGCGGGTCGACAACGACATCTACGTGGCCAACGTGACCGTCTGCGGCGAGGGAAGGGGAGGATGGCTTCGCAACCTTCTGCGGCGGCGGACGGACGATCCGGCCGCCGGGGCGATTTCGTGGGAAAACGTGGAAATGCTTCCCGGCTCCAATCCGATGCGGCTGAAGGTTTCCGGAGACAAGCTCAGCGATCTGCATCCGGCGGATTTGGCCGACATCGTCCGGGACCTGAACCGCGAGGAAAGCGGCCGAGGGCTGCTGGACCAGATGGTCGTGGAGAAATTGGCCGACGTGCTCGAGGAAACCGATCCGGAAGTGCAGGCGGATTTGATCGAGCACATGCCGGACGAAAAAGTGGCCGACGTGCTGGAGGAAATGGCGCCCGACGAGGCGGCCGACCTGCTGGCTGAATTGCCGCGGGGCCGCTCCGAAGATCTGTTGGAGCTGATGGAGCACGAAGAGGCCGAGGACGTCCGCAAACTGCTGGCCTACCCGTTGGATTCCGCCGGCGGGCTGATGAACACGGAATTCCTCGCGGTTCCGCCCGCGCTGACCGCCGCGGAGGCGATGGCGGTCCTGCGCCGCGAGGGGCCGAAGATCCAAAACCTGTTCTATATCTACGTCACCGATGAATCCGGCCGCTTGAGGGGCGTGTTCTCCCTGAGGGACCTCGTCCTGGCGGATCCCGGCACCGCGGTGACGGAATTCATGCACGCCCGCGTGTTCACCGTCCGGCCGGAGGACAGCCAGGACGACGCGGCGCACGCGATCTCCAAATACAACCTGCTGGCCGTTCCGGTGGTGGACGAGGAGAACCGATTGCAGGGGATCATCACGGCCGACGACGCGCTGGACAAGATCATCCCCACCGCCTGGAAAAAGCGCATGCCGCGCTTGCACCGCTAG
- a CDS encoding magnesium transporter CorA family protein — MLLIFRNDEQGLKTLSEPVNGCWLHAVDPTPAEIAQLGGLGFPADNVAYALDPDERPRAEREGDDWLVLMRIPYFRGEVEDVPYATVPLGVLFNANHILTVCRMNTDVLQEFTAGRVRDLSTAKHNRFVLRLLLNASVRYLAYLREISRVVEALEDRLQLSIRNQEVMELLRYQKSLTYFTTALKANELMMERLQKGQLFEKYPDDAELLDDALTETMQAIEMTSIESNILSGMMDAFASIISNNLNQVMKLLTSITIVLSFPALVAALYGMNVALPLGAHPSAFPIILGISLLLSLTVVLILKKLDWF; from the coding sequence ATGCTGCTCATCTTCCGCAATGACGAACAGGGATTGAAAACGCTTTCCGAGCCGGTCAACGGATGCTGGCTCCATGCCGTCGATCCGACCCCGGCGGAAATCGCCCAGTTAGGGGGGCTGGGCTTCCCCGCCGACAACGTCGCCTACGCGCTGGATCCTGACGAACGCCCGCGGGCCGAGCGCGAGGGCGACGACTGGCTGGTGCTGATGCGCATCCCCTACTTCCGGGGCGAGGTGGAGGACGTGCCCTACGCCACCGTTCCGCTCGGGGTGCTGTTCAACGCCAACCACATCCTCACGGTGTGCCGGATGAACACCGACGTCCTCCAGGAGTTCACCGCCGGGCGGGTGCGCGATCTCTCCACCGCCAAGCACAACCGCTTTGTCCTGCGGTTGCTGCTCAACGCGTCCGTCCGCTATCTGGCCTACCTGCGCGAGATCAGCCGAGTCGTCGAAGCCCTCGAAGACCGGCTGCAGCTCTCGATCCGCAACCAGGAAGTGATGGAACTGCTCCGCTACCAAAAGAGCCTGACCTACTTCACCACCGCGCTGAAGGCCAACGAGCTGATGATGGAACGCCTGCAGAAGGGTCAGCTGTTCGAAAAATACCCGGACGACGCCGAACTGCTCGACGACGCCCTGACCGAGACGATGCAGGCGATCGAGATGACCAGCATCGAGAGCAACATCCTGAGCGGGATGATGGACGCCTTCGCCTCGATCATCTCCAACAACCTCAACCAGGTGATGAAACTGCTGACCTCGATCACCATCGTGCTCAGCTTCCCGGCGCTGGTGGCGGCCTTGTACGGGATGAACGTCGCCCTCCCGCTGGGGGCGCACCCTTCGGCGTTTCCGATCATCCTGGGGATATCGTTGCTGCTGTCTTTGACGGTGGTGTTGATCCTTAAGAAATTAGATTGGTTCTAG